Within Microterricola gilva, the genomic segment AGGCACAAGGGCTGCCCGCCAGCGGGCTCACCATCACCTTCGGCTTCGGCCCGAGCCTCTTCCGCGGGCCGGCGGATGCCGACCGCTTCGGCCTCGCGGGCAAGCAGCCGCCGGCGCTCACCCGGCTGCCGCACTTCCCAGGGGACATGCTCGACCCAGCGGCCTCGGACGGCGACCTCTGCATCCAGGCCTGCGCGGACGACCCCCAGGTCGCCGTCCACGCCATCCGCAACCTCACGCGGATCGCCTTCGGCCGGGCGAGCCTGCGCTGGTCCCAGCTCGGCTTCGGCCGCACGTCATCCACGAGCACAACGCAGGCAACTCCGCGCAATCTGTTCGGCTTCAAGGACGGCACCGCCAACGTCAAGGCCGAGGAGACCGCGACGGTCGACAAGCAGATCTGGGTGAATGCCGCAGACGGTCCGGCATGGATGAGCGGCGGGAGCTACCTCGTCGCCAGGCGGATCCGGATGACCATCGAGACCTGGGATCGCACCATCCTGCGCGAGCAGGAGGCTGTGATCGGCCGCACGAAGGGCGAGGGCGCCCCGCTCTCCGGCGGCAGCGAGTTCACCGAACCCGACTTCGAGGCCACAGGCCGTGCCGAGCAGCCGCTCATCCCCGAGACGGCGCATGTCAGGCTGTCGCACCCGAGCAAGAACGGCGGAGCGGCGATGCTGCGCCGCGGCTACAACTTCGTCGACGGCAACGATGAGCTGGGCAGGCTGAACGCCGGGCTGTTCTTCCTCAGCTACCAACGCTCCCCCGAGCAATTCATCACCGTGCAGTCCCAGTTGGCCAAGAACGACGCCCTCAACGAGTACATCCGGCACGTGGGCTCCGCGCTGTTCGCCGTTCCGCCCGGCGCCGGCCAGGGCGGCTACGTCGGCGAGGCCCTCTTCGCCTAGTCGCGAGCAAACCGCTCGATTCGCTGGTTGAGTAGCGCGATGCGCAGCATCGCGAAAGGCGGCAGCCATCACCAAGGCAAGCTCGGGAACCGTCACCGATGCTGGCGGAGTTATCGAACGAGCGAGGGTCTCGGTACGGCCCTGGCGGGCTATTCGTCGGAATTGGGTTACTGCGTGATCGGCACGACCGTGTACAGCACGCCCTGGTCGCTGCCGGCCACGACGACGGCGTAGTTCGCGTTCTGCGCGAAGTATGCGCCGCTCGCCAGACCTTCGAGCCCAGGGATGTTCTCGGCCGAGACGCCATCCGGCGTCGTGAAACCGGCCGCTTCGAGCTGGGCCTGCGCATCGGCGATCGGGTCGGCGGCGTCGGACTTGATGATT encodes:
- the efeB gene encoding iron uptake transporter deferrochelatase/peroxidase subunit, with the translated sequence MSTHDDGSLGTPAGGTPAGESGAASDAAPGDGTAERRGLSRRGLLGLAGATVAGIGLGIGADRAVIAATGSASSAVARSYAFYGAHQAGIVTPAQDRLHFAAFDMAGDATRADLIELLQDWTVAAAAMTAGKDVGEFGAVGGNYDAPPSDTGEAQGLPASGLTITFGFGPSLFRGPADADRFGLAGKQPPALTRLPHFPGDMLDPAASDGDLCIQACADDPQVAVHAIRNLTRIAFGRASLRWSQLGFGRTSSTSTTQATPRNLFGFKDGTANVKAEETATVDKQIWVNAADGPAWMSGGSYLVARRIRMTIETWDRTILREQEAVIGRTKGEGAPLSGGSEFTEPDFEATGRAEQPLIPETAHVRLSHPSKNGGAAMLRRGYNFVDGNDELGRLNAGLFFLSYQRSPEQFITVQSQLAKNDALNEYIRHVGSALFAVPPGAGQGGYVGEALFA